A region from the Pelobates fuscus isolate aPelFus1 chromosome 3, aPelFus1.pri, whole genome shotgun sequence genome encodes:
- the LOC134601306 gene encoding histone H1B-like — MAETAPAAAPAVEIDSKKKQPKKASSAKKAAKPSGPSVSELLVKAVSASKERSGVSLAALKKALTAAGYDVEKNNSRLKLALKGLVTKETLVQVKGSGASGSFKLNKKQAESKDKAAKPKKAPAKVKKPAPKKASKSPAKVKKVAAKSPKKAKKPAASAKKVTKSPKKVKAAKPKKAVKSPAKKATKSPAKKAAKPKAAKSPAKAKKAAPKKK, encoded by the coding sequence ATGGCTGAAACTGCTCCTGCTGCCGCTCCTGCGGTTGAAATCGATTCTAAGAAGAAGCAGCCGAAGAAGGCATCCAGCGCCAAGAAAGCTGCCAAGCCGTCCGGTCCCAGCGTGTCCGAGCTCCTTGTTAAAGCTGTGTCCGCCTCTAAAGAGCGCAGCGGGGTGTCCCTGGCAGCCCTGAAGAAGGCTTTGACCGCCGCTGGTTACGATGTGGAGAAGAATAACAGCCGCCTCAAGCTGGCTCTCAAGGGCTTGGTGACTAAAGAGACTCTCGTCCAGGTCAAAGGTAGCGGAGCCTCCGGCTCCTTCAAGCTCAACAAGAAGCAGGCGGAGAGCAAAGACAAGGCTGCAAAGCCCAAGAAGGCACCGGCTAAAGTCAAGAAGCCCGCCCCAAAGAAAGCCTCCAAGTCTCCGGCTAAAGTGAAGAAGGTAGCCGCGAAGAGCCCGAAGAAGGCCAAGAAGCCGGCAGCCTCCGCTAAAAAAGTCACCAAGAGCCCCAAGAAAGTCAAAGCCGCCAAGCCCAAGAAGGCAGTGAAGAGTCCGGCTAAAAAAGCAACAAAGAGCCCGGCTAAAAAGGCAGCCAAGCCCAAAGCCGCTAAGAGTCCAGCAAAGGCTAAAAAGGCAGCTCCCAAGAAAAAATAA
- the LOC134601307 gene encoding histone H2B-like, which produces MPDPAKSAPAAKKGSKKAVTKTQKKDGKKRRKTRKESYAIYVYKVLKQVHPDTGISSKAMGIMNSFVNDIFERIAGEASRLAHYNKRSTITSREIQTAVRLLLPGELAKHAVSEGTKAVTKYTSAK; this is translated from the coding sequence ATGCCTGATCCAGCCAAGTCCGCACCAGCCGCCAAGAAAGGCTCTAAGAAAGCCGTGACCAAGACTCAGAAGAAAGATGGCAAGAAGCGTAGGAAGACCAGGAAGGAGAGCTATGCCatctacgtgtacaaggtgctgaaACAGGTCCACCCCGACACCGGTATCTCCTCCAAGGCCATGGGGATCATGAactcctttgtcaatgatatcttTGAGCGCATCGCAGGAGAAGCCTCTCGCCTGGCTCACTACAACAAGCGCTCCACCATCACTTCCCGGGAGATCCAGACCGCCGTGCGCCTGCTGCTACCCGGAGAGCTGGCAAAGCACGCCGTGTCCGAGGGCACCAAGGCTGTCACCaagtacaccagcgccaagtaa
- the LOC134601308 gene encoding histone H2A type 2-C, with protein sequence MSGRGKQGGKTRAKAKTRSSRAGLQFPVGRVHRLLRKGNYAERVGAGAPVYLAAVLEYLTAEILELAGNAARDNKKTRIIPRHLQLAVRNDEELNKLLGGVTIAQGGVLPNIQAVLLPKKTESHKSKSK encoded by the coding sequence ATGTCAGGCCGTGGAAAGCAAGGAGGAAAGACCCGTGCAAAGGCGAAGACTCGCTCATCCCGCGCTGGTCTTCAGTTCCCAGTCGGCAGAGTCCACCGTCTGCTGAGGAAGGGGAATTATGCAGAGCGTGTTGGAGCCGGTGCCCCCGTTtatctggctgcagtgctggagtacCTGACTGCTGAGATCCTGGAGCTGGCAGGGAATGCCGCCAGAGATAACAAGAAAACCCGCATCATTCCCCGCCATCTCCAGCTCGCTGTCCGTAACGACGAAGAGCTCAACaaactgctgggaggagtgactatcgcccagggaggtgtcttgcccaacatccaggctgtgctgctgcccaagaaAACCGAAAGTCATAAATCAAAGAGCAAGTAA
- the LOC134601309 gene encoding histone H3, which produces MARTKQTARKSTGGKAPRKQLATKAARKSAPATGGVKKPHRYRPGTVALREIRRYQKSTELLIRKLPFQRLVREIAQDFKTDLRFQSSAVMALQEASEAYLVGLFEDTNLCAIHAKRVTIMPKDIQLARRIRGERA; this is translated from the coding sequence ATGGCCAGAACTAAGCAGACCGCCCGTAAATCCACCGGAGGCAAGGCTCCCCGCAAGCAGCTAGCCACCAAAGCTGCCAGGAAGAGCGCTCCAGCTACCGGGGGAGTGAAGAAGCCTCACCGTTACCGGCCGGGAACTGTGGCTCTCCGGGAAATCCGCCGTTATCAGAAATCCACCGAGCTGCTCATCCGCAAGCTGCCTTTCCAGCGCCTTGTCCGTGAGATCGCTCAGGATTTCAAGACTGATCTGCGCTTCCAGAGCTCTGCCGTCATGGCTCTGCAAGAggctagcgaggcttacctggtGGGTCTCTTTGAGGATACAAACTTGTGTGCCATCCACGCCAAGAGGGTCACCATCATGCCCAAAGACATCCAGCTGGCCCGTAGGATCCGAGGAGAGAGAGCTTAA
- the LOC134601310 gene encoding histone H4 yields MSGRGKGGKGLGKGGAKRHRKVLRDNIQGITKPAIRRLARRGGVKRISGLIYEETRGVLKVFLENVIRDAVTYTEHAKRKTVTAMDVVYALKRQGRTLYGFGG; encoded by the coding sequence atgtctggcagAGGTAAAGGCGGAAAGGGTCTCGGGAAAGGCGGCGCTAAGCGGCACAGAAAGGTCCTGCGTGACAACATCCAGGGCATTACCAAGCCTGCAATCCGCCGCCTGGCTCGCAGAGGAGGAGTGAAGCGTATCTCCGGCCTCATCTACGAAGAGACTCGCGGGGTGCTGAAGGTCTTCCTGGAGAATGTTATCCGGGACGCCGTCACCTACACCGAGCATGCCAAGAGGAAGACTGTGACCGCCATGGACGTAGTCTATGCCCTTAAACGCCAGGGCCGCACTCTCTATGGCTTCGGAGGTTAA
- the LOC134601311 gene encoding histone H1B-like, translating into MAETAPAAAPAVEIDSKKKQPKKASSAKKAAKPSGPSVSELLVKAVSASKERSGVSLAALKKALTAAGYDVEKNNSRLKLALKGLVTKETLVQVKGSGASGSFKLNKKQAESKDKAAKPKKAPAKVNKPAPKKASKSPAKVKKVAAKSPKKAKKPAASAKKVTKSPKKVKAAKPKKAVKSPAKKATKSPAKKAAKPKAAKSPAKAKKAAPKKK; encoded by the coding sequence ATGGCTGAAACTGCTCCTGCTGCCGCTCCTGCGGTTGAAATCGATTCTAAGAAGAAGCAGCCGAAGAAGGCATCCAGCGCCAAGAAAGCTGCCAAGCCGTCCGGTCCCAGCGTGTCCGAGCTCCTTGTTAAAGCTGTGTCCGCCTCTAAAGAGCGCAGCGGGGTGTCCCTGGCAGCCCTGAAGAAGGCTTTGACCGCCGCTGGTTACGATGTGGAGAAGAATAACAGCCGCCTCAAGCTGGCTCTCAAGGGCTTGGTGACTAAAGAGACTCTCGTCCAGGTCAAAGGTAGCGGAGCCTCCGGCTCCTTCAAGCTCAACAAGAAGCAGGCGGAGAGCAAAGACAAGGCTGCAAAGCCCAAGAAGGCACCGGCTAAAGTCAATAAGCCCGCCCCAAAGAAAGCCTCCAAGTCTCCGGCTAAAGTGAAGAAGGTAGCCGCGAAGAGCCCGAAGAAGGCCAAGAAGCCGGCAGCCTCCGCTAAAAAAGTCACCAAGAGCCCCAAGAAAGTCAAAGCCGCCAAGCCCAAGAAGGCAGTGAAGAGTCCGGCTAAAAAAGCAACAAAGAGCCCGGCTAAAAAGGCAGCCAAGCCCAAAGCCGCTAAGAGTCCAGCAAAGGCTAAAAAGGCAGCTCCCAAGAAAAAATAA